The Saccharomonospora glauca K62 genome has a segment encoding these proteins:
- the trpB gene encoding tryptophan synthase subunit beta: MPEAEPVTGADAVSTNHAVTPHDPDERGHFGPYGGRYLPEALMGALDELAAEYDKARTDPEFTREFDRLLTGYAGRPSLLTEAPRFAEHAGGARIFLKREDLNHTGSHKINNVLGQALLTKRMGKTRVIAETGAGQHGVATATACALLDLDCVIYMGEVDTQRQALNVARMRLLGAEVVPVRTGSRTLKDAINEALRDWVTNVDTTHYLLGTAAGAHPFPLMVRNFHRVIGEEARRQILELTGRLPDVVAACVGGGSNAIGIFHGFIDDPEVRLVGLEPGGKGLDTGEHGATLTQGTPGTLHGALSYLLQDEDGQTTEAYSISAGLDYPGVGPEHSWLKDTGRAEYRAVTDAEAMEAFQLLSRTEGIIPAIESAHALAGALKLGRELGPDAHIVVSLSGRGDKDVDTAARYFNLVEDV; this comes from the coding sequence GTGCCCGAGGCCGAGCCGGTGACGGGAGCGGATGCCGTGAGCACGAACCACGCGGTCACCCCGCACGACCCCGACGAGCGCGGGCACTTCGGGCCGTACGGGGGCCGTTACCTGCCCGAGGCGCTGATGGGCGCGCTGGACGAACTGGCGGCCGAGTACGACAAGGCGCGCACGGACCCCGAGTTCACACGGGAGTTCGACCGACTTCTCACCGGATACGCGGGCAGGCCGTCGCTGCTCACGGAGGCCCCGCGGTTCGCCGAGCACGCGGGCGGGGCTCGCATCTTCCTCAAGCGCGAGGACCTCAACCACACCGGGTCGCACAAGATCAACAACGTGCTCGGTCAGGCCCTGCTCACCAAGCGCATGGGCAAGACCCGTGTGATCGCCGAGACGGGGGCGGGGCAGCACGGCGTGGCCACGGCCACCGCGTGCGCGTTACTCGACCTCGACTGCGTGATCTACATGGGCGAGGTGGACACGCAGCGCCAGGCGCTCAACGTGGCCCGCATGCGGCTGCTCGGCGCCGAGGTGGTGCCGGTGCGGACCGGTTCGCGGACGTTGAAGGACGCCATCAACGAGGCGCTTCGCGACTGGGTGACCAATGTGGACACCACTCACTACCTGCTGGGCACGGCGGCCGGTGCGCACCCGTTCCCGCTCATGGTGCGTAACTTCCACCGGGTCATCGGCGAGGAGGCCCGCAGGCAGATCCTGGAGCTCACGGGCAGGCTCCCCGACGTGGTGGCCGCGTGCGTGGGAGGCGGCTCGAACGCCATCGGCATCTTCCACGGCTTCATCGACGACCCCGAGGTTCGGCTGGTGGGGTTGGAGCCGGGCGGCAAGGGCCTCGACACCGGAGAACACGGCGCGACGCTCACGCAGGGGACGCCGGGCACGCTGCACGGTGCGCTGTCCTACCTGTTGCAGGACGAGGACGGCCAGACCACCGAGGCGTACTCGATCTCGGCCGGGTTGGACTATCCGGGCGTCGGTCCCGAACACTCCTGGTTGAAGGACACCGGCCGGGCCGAGTACCGGGCCGTCACCGACGCCGAGGCGATGGAGGCGTTCCAGCTGCTGTCGCGCACCGAGGGCATCATTCCCGCGATCGAGTCGGCGCACGCGCTCGCGGGGGCCTTGAAGCTCGGCAGGGAACTCGGCCCCGACGCCCACATCGTGGTCAGCCTCTCGGGACGGGGTGACAAGGACGTGGACACCGCCGCCCGGTACTTCAACCTTGTGGAGGACGT
- the trpC gene encoding indole-3-glycerol phosphate synthase TrpC: protein MSVLEDIIADVRADLAEREAALPFEELKRRAAAAPEPRDAMAALRESGIAVIAEVKRRSPSKGQLAAIPDPAALAKDYEDAGARVISVLTESRRFGGSLADFDAVRAAVDVPLLRKDFIVSPYQVHEARLHGADLVLLIVAALEQNALVSLLDRVESLGMTALVEVHNAEEADRALEAGASVIGINARNLHTLEVDRDVFSRLAPGLPMDVYKVAESGVRGPGDLMAYAGHGADAVLVGEGLVASDDPKGALVKLVTAGSHPACPRPSR, encoded by the coding sequence GTGAGCGTTCTGGAAGACATCATCGCCGACGTGCGGGCCGATCTCGCCGAGCGCGAGGCGGCACTGCCGTTCGAGGAACTCAAGCGTCGTGCCGCGGCGGCACCCGAGCCCAGGGATGCCATGGCCGCTCTCCGCGAGTCCGGTATCGCCGTGATCGCCGAGGTCAAGCGTCGCAGCCCCTCCAAGGGGCAGCTGGCGGCGATCCCCGACCCGGCGGCGCTCGCGAAGGACTACGAGGACGCGGGCGCGCGGGTGATCAGCGTGCTCACCGAGTCTCGTCGCTTCGGTGGGTCGTTGGCCGACTTCGACGCGGTCCGGGCCGCGGTCGACGTTCCCTTGCTGCGCAAGGACTTCATCGTCAGCCCGTACCAGGTGCACGAGGCCCGGTTGCACGGCGCCGACCTGGTGCTGCTGATCGTGGCCGCGTTGGAGCAGAACGCCCTCGTGTCGCTGCTCGACCGGGTCGAGTCCCTCGGGATGACGGCGTTGGTGGAGGTGCACAACGCGGAGGAGGCCGATCGCGCGCTGGAGGCCGGCGCGTCCGTCATCGGCATCAACGCGCGCAACCTCCACACGCTGGAGGTGGACCGGGACGTGTTCAGCCGGTTGGCGCCGGGACTGCCCATGGACGTCTACAAGGTCGCCGAGTCCGGCGTGCGAGGGCCCGGTGACCTCATGGCGTACGCGGGGCACGGTGCCGACGCAGTCCTCGTCGGGGAGGGGCTGGTCGCGTCCGACGACCCGAAGGGAGCTCTTGTGAAGCTCGTGACGGCGGGCTCTCACCCGGCGTGCCCGAGGCCGAGCCGGTGA
- a CDS encoding Trp biosynthesis-associated membrane protein produces the protein MAALALAAAALWGASSFTWLDVPPGTVVDGELREELSGGDLVTWPVPLALLALAAVAATLALRGVARRVLGVVLVAVAVWVTVLVLGGSAYDVDLFVRAPGYDEIPGEPTKTWAGPAAALAAAALYAVAGVVLVWRGHRLPRMGAKYSAPGARKARSRSGDPDADLWNALSEGEDPTTRDH, from the coding sequence GTGGCGGCGTTGGCGCTGGCCGCCGCGGCGCTGTGGGGGGCCTCGTCGTTCACGTGGCTCGACGTTCCCCCCGGTACCGTCGTCGACGGCGAGTTGCGCGAGGAGCTGTCGGGTGGGGACCTCGTGACCTGGCCCGTCCCGCTGGCGCTTCTGGCCCTGGCCGCCGTCGCCGCCACGCTGGCGTTGCGCGGTGTCGCCCGGCGCGTGCTGGGCGTCGTGCTCGTCGCGGTGGCCGTGTGGGTGACGGTGCTCGTGCTGGGCGGTTCGGCCTACGACGTCGACCTGTTCGTTCGAGCACCCGGTTACGACGAGATCCCCGGCGAGCCGACGAAGACGTGGGCGGGGCCCGCCGCGGCGCTGGCGGCGGCGGCGCTGTACGCGGTCGCGGGCGTCGTGCTCGTGTGGCGGGGCCATCGGCTGCCCCGGATGGGGGCGAAGTACTCCGCGCCGGGGGCCAGGAAGGCCCGTTCGCGGTCCGGCGATCCCGACGCGGACCTGTGGAACGCGTTGTCGGAGGGTGAGGACCCCACGACACGCGATCATTGA
- a CDS encoding anthranilate synthase component I has translation MVTAQNLHTAARGLGEVSPSRDDFRALARDRRVIPVVRRLLADADTPVALYRKLANDRPGTFLLESAENGQSWSRWSFIGVDSRAALTVRDGKAVWTGTPVAGLPTEGNPLTVLRESLEKLHTEPLPGLPPLTGGFVGYIGYDAVRWLERLPELAERDLDIPELTMLLATDLAAFDHHEGTVTLIANAVNWDDSPERVDAAYDDALRRLDVMTERLASPAPATNAVFRRPEPEFTRRRTKEDFHAAVHKAVEAIHAGEAFQIVPSQRFEMRTNADALDVYRVLRTSNPSPYMYLLRLDGFDIVGSSPESLVTVRDGRASTHPIAGTRWRGADPEEDMQLAKDLLADEKERAEHLMLVDLGRNDLGKVCRPGTVRVVDSFTIERYSHVMHIVSTVTGELADDATAFDAVLACFPAGTLSGAPKVRAMELIEELEPTRRGLYGGIVGYLDFAGDADTAIAIRTALMRDGVAYVQAGGGVVADSDADYEDNESLNKARTVLSAVAAADTMAPAKAADPSV, from the coding sequence ATGGTGACTGCCCAGAATCTCCACACCGCGGCCCGCGGACTGGGTGAGGTCAGCCCGAGTCGTGACGACTTCCGGGCGCTCGCGCGGGACCGGCGGGTCATCCCGGTGGTGCGGCGGTTGCTCGCCGACGCGGACACGCCCGTGGCGCTGTACCGCAAACTGGCGAACGACCGGCCCGGTACGTTCCTGCTGGAATCGGCCGAGAACGGGCAGTCCTGGTCGCGCTGGTCGTTCATCGGGGTCGACAGCCGGGCCGCGCTCACCGTCCGCGACGGGAAGGCGGTCTGGACGGGCACGCCCGTGGCGGGGCTGCCCACCGAGGGGAACCCGCTGACCGTCCTGCGGGAAAGCCTCGAAAAGCTGCACACCGAGCCGCTTCCCGGCCTGCCCCCGCTGACGGGTGGTTTCGTGGGCTACATCGGTTACGACGCGGTGCGGTGGCTCGAACGCCTGCCCGAGCTCGCCGAGCGCGACCTCGACATCCCCGAGCTGACGATGCTGCTCGCCACCGACCTCGCCGCGTTCGACCACCACGAGGGCACGGTCACGCTCATCGCCAACGCAGTGAACTGGGACGACTCCCCCGAACGGGTGGACGCGGCCTACGACGACGCCCTGCGGCGGTTGGACGTGATGACCGAGCGGCTGGCCAGCCCCGCGCCCGCCACCAACGCGGTGTTCCGACGCCCCGAGCCCGAGTTCACCCGGCGGCGCACGAAGGAGGACTTCCACGCCGCCGTGCACAAGGCCGTGGAGGCCATTCACGCCGGTGAGGCCTTCCAGATCGTGCCGTCGCAGCGGTTCGAGATGCGGACGAACGCCGACGCGCTGGACGTGTACCGCGTGCTGCGCACCTCCAACCCGAGCCCGTACATGTACCTGCTGAGGTTGGACGGATTCGACATCGTGGGCTCCAGCCCCGAGTCACTTGTCACCGTGCGTGACGGCCGGGCGAGCACCCACCCCATCGCGGGGACGCGGTGGCGGGGTGCCGACCCGGAGGAGGACATGCAGCTCGCCAAGGACCTCCTGGCCGACGAGAAGGAGCGTGCCGAGCACCTGATGCTCGTGGACCTCGGCCGCAACGACCTCGGCAAGGTGTGTCGTCCGGGCACGGTCCGGGTCGTGGACTCCTTCACCATCGAGCGCTACAGCCACGTGATGCACATCGTGTCGACGGTCACCGGCGAGCTGGCGGACGACGCCACCGCATTCGATGCGGTGCTGGCGTGCTTCCCCGCGGGCACGCTGTCGGGGGCGCCCAAGGTTCGGGCCATGGAACTCATCGAGGAGCTGGAACCCACGCGCCGGGGCCTCTACGGGGGTATCGTCGGTTACCTCGACTTCGCCGGTGACGCCGACACCGCCATCGCCATCCGGACGGCGTTGATGCGGGACGGTGTGGCCTACGTGCAAGCGGGCGGGGGCGTGGTCGCGGACTCCGACGCGGACTACGAGGACAACGAGTCGCTCAACAAGGCGAGGACCGTGCTGTCGGCTGTGGCCGCGGCCGACACGATGGCTCCCGCGAAGGCGGCCGATCCGAGTGTCTGA
- a CDS encoding TetR/AcrR family transcriptional regulator — MVDMAIAKGNTAARKTSRRRGRRPAGEDTRAALLAAAREIFAESGYHHATVRTIAARAGVDAAMVNHWFGSKEGLFAQAVLHVPFDAREVVEKVTADGVDRLGENIVRLFVTTWDGASGQGFVALIRNLTTHEEALDVLKGLLLKKVFPAVTAATGSDHPELRAALCATQVLGLGMARYVAEIEPLASADVETIVALVAPTLQHYLTGDLGPTKG, encoded by the coding sequence ATGGTCGACATGGCGATCGCGAAGGGGAACACGGCAGCGCGGAAGACCTCCCGTCGGCGGGGACGGCGACCGGCGGGTGAGGACACCAGGGCAGCGTTGCTCGCCGCAGCCCGCGAGATCTTCGCCGAAAGCGGCTACCACCACGCGACCGTCCGGACCATCGCCGCCAGAGCGGGCGTGGACGCGGCGATGGTGAACCACTGGTTCGGCAGCAAGGAAGGACTGTTCGCGCAGGCCGTGCTGCACGTGCCGTTCGACGCCCGCGAGGTCGTGGAGAAGGTGACGGCCGACGGGGTCGACCGCCTCGGCGAGAACATCGTGCGCCTGTTCGTCACGACGTGGGACGGCGCGAGCGGTCAGGGATTCGTCGCGCTGATACGCAACCTCACCACCCACGAGGAAGCGCTGGACGTGCTCAAGGGCCTGCTGCTGAAGAAAGTGTTCCCGGCCGTCACGGCGGCGACGGGCAGCGACCACCCGGAGCTGCGAGCGGCGTTGTGCGCCACACAGGTGCTCGGTCTCGGCATGGCCCGCTACGTGGCCGAGATCGAACCGCTCGCCTCGGCCGACGTCGAGACGATCGTGGCCCTGGTCGCGCCCACCCTCCAGCACTACCTCACGGGTGATCTCGGACCGACGAAGGGCTAA
- the hisI gene encoding phosphoribosyl-AMP cyclohydrolase, with the protein MSELDPELSRRLKRNADGLVCAVVVEHSTSQVLMVAWMNDEALHRTLTTRRATYFSRSRGKLWVKGETSGHTQYVREVRLDCDSDTLLVRVDQTGPACHTGTHTCFDGDERVLLADRPA; encoded by the coding sequence GTGAGCGAACTCGACCCGGAGCTTTCGCGACGGCTCAAGCGCAACGCCGACGGTCTCGTGTGCGCGGTGGTGGTGGAGCACTCCACCTCGCAGGTGTTGATGGTGGCGTGGATGAACGACGAGGCGTTGCACCGCACGCTCACCACGCGCAGGGCGACGTACTTCTCCCGCAGCCGGGGCAAGTTGTGGGTCAAGGGGGAGACGTCCGGTCACACCCAGTACGTCCGCGAGGTGCGGCTCGACTGCGACTCCGACACGCTGCTGGTGCGGGTCGACCAGACCGGTCCCGCGTGCCACACCGGCACCCACACGTGTTTTGACGGTGACGAACGGGTGCTGCTCGCCGATCGGCCCGCGTGA
- the hisF gene encoding imidazole glycerol phosphate synthase subunit HisF, with amino-acid sequence MSVAVRVIPCLDVDAGRVVKGVNFADLRDAGDPVELARLYDAEGADELTFLDVTASSGNRETTFDVVRRTAEQVFIPLTVGGGVRSTDDVDRLLRAGADKVSINTAAVARPELLREASRRFGAQCVVLSVDARRVPEGGTPTQSGFEVTTHGGRRGTGIDAVEWAARAEELGVGEILLNSMDADGTKQGFDLELIELVRAAVRVPLIASGGAGAVEHFLPAVRAGADAVLAASVFHFGEMKIGEVKAALREGGVEVR; translated from the coding sequence ATGTCCGTCGCGGTGAGAGTCATCCCCTGTCTCGACGTCGACGCGGGTCGGGTGGTCAAAGGTGTCAACTTCGCCGATCTGCGGGACGCGGGAGACCCCGTCGAGCTCGCGCGTCTCTACGACGCCGAGGGCGCCGACGAGTTGACGTTCCTGGATGTCACCGCGTCGTCGGGCAACCGCGAGACCACGTTCGACGTCGTGCGCAGGACCGCGGAGCAGGTGTTCATCCCCCTCACCGTGGGGGGTGGCGTGCGCAGTACGGACGATGTGGACAGACTGCTGCGGGCCGGGGCCGACAAGGTGAGCATCAACACCGCCGCCGTCGCGAGGCCCGAGTTGCTGCGTGAGGCGTCGCGCCGGTTCGGTGCCCAGTGCGTGGTGCTGTCGGTGGACGCCCGGCGGGTGCCCGAGGGCGGAACGCCGACCCAGTCCGGGTTCGAGGTCACCACCCACGGTGGGCGGCGTGGCACGGGCATCGACGCCGTGGAGTGGGCGGCGCGTGCCGAGGAACTCGGGGTCGGCGAGATCCTGCTCAACTCGATGGACGCCGACGGCACCAAGCAGGGCTTCGACCTGGAGTTGATCGAACTCGTGCGGGCCGCCGTCAGGGTGCCGCTCATCGCGAGCGGCGGGGCCGGTGCGGTCGAGCATTTCCTTCCCGCCGTGCGAGCGGGGGCGGACGCGGTACTGGCCGCGAGTGTCTTCCACTTCGGGGAGATGAAGATCGGCGAGGTGAAGGCCGCACTGCGGGAGGGAGGCGTCGAGGTCCGGTGA
- a CDS encoding PPOX class F420-dependent oxidoreductase, with translation MRQMDIESELARLDAEKYVSLVTFRKTGVGVATPVWIARDGDELLVFSERNAGKVKRIRNDPRVELTACDMLGRRTHGATVTGKARILDDEGSARARRVIARRYGLVGRVTMFFSRLRGGPQRTVGIAITLSD, from the coding sequence ATGAGGCAGATGGACATCGAGAGCGAACTGGCACGGCTGGATGCCGAGAAGTACGTCTCCCTGGTCACGTTCCGCAAGACCGGTGTCGGCGTGGCGACGCCGGTCTGGATCGCCAGGGACGGCGACGAACTGCTCGTCTTCAGCGAGCGGAACGCGGGCAAGGTGAAGCGCATCCGCAACGACCCGCGAGTCGAGCTGACCGCCTGCGACATGCTCGGGCGCAGGACCCACGGCGCCACCGTCACCGGCAAGGCCCGCATCCTCGACGACGAGGGCAGCGCCCGCGCGCGTCGGGTGATCGCACGTCGGTACGGTCTCGTCGGCCGCGTCACCATGTTCTTCAGCCGACTGCGTGGCGGCCCACAGCGCACCGTGGGCATCGCCATCACGCTCTCCGACTGA
- the priA gene encoding bifunctional 1-(5-phosphoribosyl)-5-((5-phosphoribosylamino)methylideneamino)imidazole-4-carboxamide isomerase/phosphoribosylanthranilate isomerase PriA — translation MSFTLLPAVDVADGQAVRLVQGEAGTETSYGSPLEAALAWQRDGAEWIHLVDLDAAFGKGSNRELLAEVIGKLDVNVELSGGIRDDASLEAALATGARRVNLGTAALEDPEWSARVVATHGDRVAIGLDVRITDEGHRLAARGWTKDGGDLWETLERLDRDGAQRYVVTDVSKDGTLRGPNLELLREVTARTDAAVIASGGVSSLDDLRALAALRPDGVEGAIVGKALYAGAFTLPEALAAVA, via the coding sequence GTGAGCTTCACACTACTTCCCGCCGTGGACGTGGCCGACGGTCAGGCCGTCCGTCTCGTGCAGGGCGAGGCGGGCACGGAGACCTCGTACGGATCGCCGTTGGAGGCGGCGCTGGCCTGGCAGCGAGACGGCGCCGAGTGGATCCATCTGGTGGATCTCGACGCCGCGTTCGGCAAGGGCTCCAACCGCGAGCTGCTGGCCGAGGTGATCGGCAAGCTCGACGTGAACGTGGAGCTGTCCGGCGGTATCCGGGACGACGCCTCCCTCGAAGCGGCCCTCGCCACGGGGGCCCGCCGAGTGAACCTCGGGACGGCCGCCCTGGAGGACCCGGAGTGGAGCGCACGCGTCGTCGCCACGCATGGTGACCGGGTCGCCATCGGGCTCGACGTCCGTATCACCGACGAAGGCCACCGGCTCGCCGCGCGGGGATGGACCAAGGACGGCGGCGACCTGTGGGAGACGCTGGAGCGGCTCGACCGGGACGGCGCCCAGCGCTACGTCGTCACCGACGTGAGCAAGGACGGCACCCTGCGCGGCCCGAACTTGGAGCTGCTGCGGGAGGTCACGGCCCGCACCGACGCCGCGGTGATCGCGTCGGGCGGCGTGTCCAGCCTCGACGACCTGCGTGCCCTTGCCGCGCTGCGGCCCGACGGAGTGGAGGGCGCGATCGTGGGCAAGGCCCTGTACGCGGGAGCGTTCACCTTGCCCGAGGCCCTCGCGGCCGTCGCGTGA
- the hisH gene encoding imidazole glycerol phosphate synthase subunit HisH: protein MPSVVILDYGSGNLRSAERALRRTGADVEVTSDHRAALEADGLVVPGVGAFAACMEGLLAVGGDRIIGTRLAGGRPVLGICVGMQILFERGVEHDVEAKGVGEWPGTVERLNADVLPHMGWNTVRMAPDSELFAGLDPDTRFYFVHSYAVRRWELVSELPGGQPKVTTAHHGEDFVAAVENGPLWATQFHPEKSGDAGAHILRNWVRTL from the coding sequence GTGCCTTCAGTCGTCATCCTCGATTACGGGTCCGGAAACCTCCGCTCCGCCGAACGCGCTCTGCGGCGCACTGGCGCGGACGTCGAAGTGACCTCGGACCATCGCGCCGCCTTGGAGGCCGACGGTCTCGTCGTGCCGGGCGTGGGCGCCTTCGCGGCGTGCATGGAGGGACTGCTGGCCGTCGGTGGGGACCGCATCATCGGTACGCGGCTCGCCGGGGGCAGGCCCGTGCTGGGCATCTGCGTCGGGATGCAGATCCTGTTCGAACGCGGTGTCGAGCACGACGTCGAGGCCAAGGGCGTCGGCGAGTGGCCGGGCACGGTCGAGCGGCTGAACGCCGACGTGCTGCCCCACATGGGATGGAACACGGTGCGAATGGCCCCGGACTCGGAACTGTTCGCGGGGCTCGACCCGGACACCCGGTTCTACTTCGTGCACTCCTACGCCGTGCGGCGGTGGGAGCTGGTCTCGGAGCTGCCGGGCGGGCAGCCGAAGGTCACCACGGCCCACCACGGTGAGGACTTCGTGGCCGCCGTCGAGAACGGGCCGCTGTGGGCGACGCAGTTCCACCCGGAGAAGTCCGGGGACGCGGGCGCGCACATTCTCCGCAACTGGGTGCGGACCCTCTGA